CACCGTGACGATGGTGGGGGCGACGGTCGAGAACCCGTTCTTCTACCTGAACCCGGCGCTCCTCTCGAGGATCCAGGTCTTTGAACTCAGGGCGCTCGAGGAAGCGGAGGTTCGCGCGCTCATCGAGGCGGCCCTCCGCGACGAGGAGAGGGGACTGGGCGAGTACCGGGTGGAGATCGCCGATGAGGCACTCGACCACCTCGTCGAGAACGCGCTCGGGGACGCCAGACGGGCGCTCGGCGCGCTCGAACTCGCGGTGCTCTCGACGCCGCCCGACAGGAACGGCGTCATCCGGGTCGGCCTCGAGGCGGCCCGGGAGTGTCTCCGGAAGCGCGTCGTCCGGTACGACCGGCAGGGCGACTGGCACTACGATGTCGCGTCGGCGTTCATCAAGAGCATCCGCGGCTCCCAGCCTGACGCCGCCCTGCACTGGATGGCCAGAATGCTCGCCGGCGGGGAGGACCCGCGGTTCATCGCCCGGAGGCTTGTCATATCGGCCTCGGAGGACATCGGTCTCGCCGACCCGGACGCGCTCGGTGTGGTTGTGGCGGCAGCGCGGGCCGTCGAGATGCTCGGGCTCCCGGAAGCCCGGTACGCGCTCGCGGAGGCCGCGATCTATCTGGCGACGGCGCCGAAGAGCCGAACGGCGGCAGACGCCGTTGCCAGAGCCCTCGAGGACGTCGAGGGCAGCTCGAGCTTCGAGGTCCCGGAGCATCTGCGGGATGCATCGTACGCCGGCGCCGCGCGCCTCAAGCACGGCGAGGGCTACGAGATGCCGGCCTCGGAGTCGGAGGGCAGACGACAGGAGTACCTGCCGGAGGAGCGGACGTACTACCGCCCGTCCGGCAGCGGGTACGAGAGGGAGGTCCGGAAGCGGCTGGAAACGTGGGACGCCGCTTCCCAGGCCGGCGAAGACGACCGCGCCGGGAACGAGCGGGACGATGAGCCGGCAAGAGACAATGGACCGCAATGACGATAGATAGGAGGACATGACTTCCATGACACAGTGGGGCCCGATTCTCATCATCTTCCTCGTGGGCGTCGCGGTCTTTCTCGCGGGATGGTTCGCCAGACGTCTGGTGGACCGGAGCAAGATCGTGAGCGCGGAGGAGTTGGCCGAGAAGATCGTGCGCGAGGCCCACAGAGAGGCCGAGACGCAGAAGAAGGCCGCGATCCTCGAGGCGAAGGACGAGTGGTACAAGGCGAAGGCGAAGTTCGAAGAGGACACGCAGACGACCCGGGCGGAGCTCGAGAAGCTCGAACGCTCCATCGAGAAGCGGGAGGAGAACCTCGACAGGAAGGTCGAGTTCATCGAGAAGAAGGAGACCGAGCTCGGAGAGAGGGAGACGTCGCTCGAGGAGACCGAGAGGTCTATCACGGAACGTTCCGAGAAGCTCTCTCTCCTTCTCGACGAGCAGAACGAGCGACTTGAGCGCATCGCGGGGATGAACCGCGACGACGCCAAGAAGCTCCTGATCAAGAACATGGAGTCCGACGCCCGCCTCGAGGCGGCGAGGATGATCAAGGACATCAAGGACGAGGCGAGGCGTCAGGGAGACCGGGAGGCCAAGCAGGTCCTGACGACCGCCATCCAGCGGTGCGCTGCCGATCACGTCGTCGAGTCGACTGTGTCGGTCGTCAATCTGCCGAACGACGAGATGAAGGGCCGGATCATCGGTCGCGAGGGCCGCAACATCCGCGCCTTCGAGATGGCGACCGGCATCGACG
The DNA window shown above is from Candidatus Effluviviaceae Genus V sp. and carries:
- a CDS encoding replication-associated recombination protein A produces the protein TVTMVGATVENPFFYLNPALLSRIQVFELRALEEAEVRALIEAALRDEERGLGEYRVEIADEALDHLVENALGDARRALGALELAVLSTPPDRNGVIRVGLEAARECLRKRVVRYDRQGDWHYDVASAFIKSIRGSQPDAALHWMARMLAGGEDPRFIARRLVISASEDIGLADPDALGVVVAAARAVEMLGLPEARYALAEAAIYLATAPKSRTAADAVARALEDVEGSSSFEVPEHLRDASYAGAARLKHGEGYEMPASESEGRRQEYLPEERTYYRPSGSGYEREVRKRLETWDAASQAGEDDRAGNERDDEPARDNGPQ